ggaaggaaaagaagggaggagaACCTGGGTACACTGAGCACCTTCCACACAGCTGGCCCATGCTGGGCCCCCCAGGCGGTAAAGAGACTTAAGATCAGATGGAGTGAGCACATCAGGTGCTTTGcagagaaaaagcattcaataattttcaaatgaatgaaCGAGCAGACCCAATtagttccattttatagatgggaaaatagAAGCACCCAGGGATAATTTAGCCGAAGTTCACACAATTAgtttagaagaagaagaatggaCATTTGCACAGAAATCTGCCTGGCCCATGATTTTTCTAGAACCCCCTGGACTTGACCATTTTGTCACAGAAGTCTGCAAGATAGGAAAAGAAGGATCTTCTCTTTGGTTATTCAGGAGTTCCTACAGCCACTATTTTGCCTTTCCTGATCAAATAGCTGGCACTCGACTGCTGTAGCATATAAAGACTGACTTGCCCACTCACaggttttcttcctcttttcttatacTAAAGAGCCTGTCCTTGAAAAAAACATTCCAGGAAGAAATCTTTCTTGGGCCACAGAGCCCTGTGGTTTGATGGAAAAGAATGAGGCTTCAAGACTGGCTCTGCTATTACTTGTAGTGTAACATTGGATGTGTCTTAAATGCCCTCCTTGGGTCCCTCAGCATCCTTCACCTACCTATCCAAATTTCACACAGTCTTGGACTTCTGCAGTTggaaaggatttaaaataatCACTTAGCACCATCTTCTACTTTACTCACAAGGCAATTAAAGCCAGGGTACCTGGGCTTTTTCAAGATTACATGACAAATTATTGTCAGGGTAGCACGATGAACCCAGGGCTCTCAATTCCCAGTGCCCTTTTTAACTGTTTTGATACTCTCTTTGGCTCTGAGCTCCCCTTGTCCTGTTAATCAGTGCCACACACTATTGAACTCTTGTTTTCTGTGTTAATCTTCTCTCCCCAAATTGTGGGGTGCTTGAAAGCAGGAGCCACTGTTTTATGTGGAGGGACTCCATATATATTCACCAATGGTTCATTAGGAAAGTAACTATGGGGGGAATCCCACTGGGTCATTTCCAAGATGGAAAGCAGCATCTTGGAAGTGCAGGTTCCCAAATGTCTAAGGAGGTGACAAGAAGACACGCAAAGAAAGAATACTGAGCACAGTGTCCTGTTGCAATACAGGACTTAGTTTGCTGGCCCTCTGGTTCCTTTCCTGGTCTTTCAGATGGAGCTGGAGCTACTTCGGCAGGGCTAAGAATAATCAAGTCCAGGTGGCCTGCCCTTCCATAGGAGAAAGGGACAGACAATAGAGCAATGAAATTACCATTGTTTTCCGCACAGAGGTGTGTGGAAAGTAAGGAGAGGGGAAGTTAACAAATTTGCTGACCCAATGGGGGGCTCTTAAAAAGGTTTATATAGGAATTGTCCCATCTGTGCCTCCACATTTAAAACCTTGTCCAAAAGTCTAATTGAACTCACAAAGCACAACTGTGCATATATTTGGTTCGTTATGGAGTTCACAGGGCAGAGGGTCCAGGCTCCTTTTTTCCCCATGCAAAAAGCATGGGCTcaggctttcttctttttctctgttgctCAAATAAATAGTGTTCTTTGCTCAAaccccctttccctcctcctcctgcaaTCTCAGCGCCCAGCGcaaatctgttttcttcattgtaaCCTCAGCTTCAccgcaattaattttttttccctctggtcaCAAGATAATTCCTGACGCCAGTGAGTCTGGAGGTCAGACGAACAGCAAATTGGGGAACAAGGCGGCACTAATTCCTTACAAGTTTCCCTTGAAAAatcttttgcttaaaaaaaagggaggggggagCTTCTTTGCTGTTCAGGGATTTATGACCTCGGAGGAGCTGTGGGTTCGAACCAGTGTTGGGCTAAAGGCGGACTGGCAGGGGGCAGGGAAGCTCAAAGATCTGGGGCGCTGCCAGGAAAAAGCAAATTCTTGAAGTtaatggttttgagtgatttttaaatCCTTGCTGGCGAAGAGGCCCGCCTCGCCCCAGCATCAGCGCTTCCTCATTCTTTGAATCCGCGGCTCCGCGGTCTTCGGCGTCAGACCAGCCGGAGGAAGCCTGTTTGCAATTTAAGCGGGCTGTGAACGCCCAGGGTCGGCAGGGGCGGAGCCGAGGCAGGCCGTTTTGAATAAAGGGGCGTGCCTTCGAGGCGGGCTCTATAAGTGCCCGCGGCGGCGAGCGTGTGCGCATTGCAAGCTGCTGTGACGGGATTTCTTTGGGTTTCTTCCCCTTTTGGGCACGTCTGGCCTCACTCCCCAGCAATGAAAGCGCTGAGCCCGGTGCGCGGCTGCTACGAGGCAGTGTGTTGCCTGTCTGAACGCAGTCTGGCCATCGCCCGGGGACGAGGCAAGGGCCCGGCAGCCGAGGAGCCGCTGAGCCTGCTGGACGACATGAACCACTGCTACTCCCGCCTGCGGGAACTGGTACCTGGAGTCCCGAGAGGCACTCAGCTTAGCCAGGTGGAAATCCTACAGCGCGTCATCGACTACATCCTCGACCTGCAGGTGGTCCTGGCCGAGCCAGTCCCAGAACCCCCGGACGGCCCTCATCTCCCCATCCAGGTAAGCCTGGAAGCCGGAGCAGGGCTGAACACCCAGGCAAGGATGCTGCCAGCCCCTTGGAGCTCCAGATTGCCTTGTGTaactcttccctcttttcctcttttatcaGACAGCCGAACTCGCTCCGGAACTTGTAATCTCCAACGACAAAAGGAGCTTCTGCCACTGACCCGGCCGTGTCCTGACACCTCCAGGTGAGTATCTCCttcctgggagacggaggtttaAACGGCAACTCCTGGAGTTGGCAGACCTTTTTAAAGATTGCCACTCCCTCGGTTTAGGGAAACCGAGGCCAGAGAGGGACAAGTGACTTGCCCATGGTAGCATTAAATGAATGGCAGAGTCAGTTTCCATGTGATGTGCATTTCAGCCTTAAATGCGTGTCGCCCCTGCCCTCATGCTGTGGCCGAGGGTCTGGGAAAGTAGACGCGGGTCCGACTAAATAAAAGTCTCTGTTCGGAGTTGTATAGGGAGCTGTGTTTTCGGCAGCCCCCTCCCAGCTAGTGTCAGTTCCAAGTGGGAGGGgtagtgcaagctccgcctgtgGTCTTTGGCGCCAACTGGGTGGGGGCAGCGTGGGGCGCGGAGTTATCAGCTGGAGGTAGAGACCAAGTTTCCTCCCTGGCGCCGACCAGTCTGCGGACGGCCCCCGCCTCGGCGCGCTCGGCGGAAACTGACTGCTCCTTGGTCTTCTTTCCTCCCCCGCCCAGAACGCAGGTGCTGGCGCCCGTTCGGCCTGGGACCCCGGGAACCTCTCCTGCCGGAAGCCGGACGGCATGGATGGGACCTAACTGCGCCCTGCCCACTTCACCAAACCCCTTCCTGGAGGCTGAACCTGGTGCTCTGGAGCGAAGGACTGTGAACTTGTGTGGCCTGAAGAGCCAGAGCTAGCTCTGGCCACCAGCTGGGCGACGTCACCCCGCCCTTGCCCCACCCCCAAGTTTTAAGGACTGTCTTTTCAGAGCTTGGAGGTGTGGAAGGAGTGGCTGCTCTCCAAACTATACCAAGGCGGCGGCAGAGCTGGTCTTCTGGTCTCCTTGGAGAAAGGTTCTGTTGCCCTGATTTATGAACTCTATAATAGAGTATATAGGTTTTTGTACCTTTTTTACAGGAAGGTGACTTTCTGTAACAATGCGATGTATATTAAACTTTttataaaagttaacattttgcATAATAAACGATTTTTAAACACTTGTGTATATGATGACACCCGTCTCCACTAAGTACTAATGATGCTTTCTCTCACATGGCTGCATTTAGGGAGCTTTGGGAATGTGAACTTGCTTACTCCCATGAGAGAAGAGATGAAAAACTGCCCAGCTGAGAgaggatggggtggggagagaagggtTCATGATGGGAGTCCCATGTCCATTGAGTGATGGGTGCAGAGAAAAGATCTGGACTCTGCCCTGTTATTTCCTGGATGAAAGGAAACCAGAGAGACTGGTGCAAGCTCGCCCAGCAAGTTGGGGGCTCAGGCAAGTTGAGAACTGAGTTTTCATGTCCCTTGAGATCTAGCGGTAGCTTTCCTCTTTATTGTCACTATAAACTATGTCTTTCTAGCAGGGGATGTGGTAAGAGTAGAGCCTCAAGTTTGCCTCACCTGGTGCCCAGAAGTGGTGGTGGTTGATAGACCAATTCCAGAAATGAATAAACTGATAACTGGGCctggtttcatttcctttttgctCTCTGGGCTGGCTGGCTTGTGGGCTtccaaaattggaaaaaagaagagaggaggtCTCTTCTGAAAAGGATAAGAAAGATTTGGATGCTGATTGGGAAGTACTGATACTAATCCCTTCTCTAACACTAGGTGGTTGTAGAGTCTGACCCTGAACAAGGAATGTGAGGCAGAGACTccacagtcctcatttctgctgGTATTTCTACACCACCTCCATTGGGAACCTATTCTGTAAGCATCCCTGTCCCTATTtcagaaatggggaaagggaacTTCTGTGGGTAACGCTTCTGAACTAGGTTTTCACAGCCcttgagaggcagagatgggagttgAGCTGTAACTTCAGTGACTCCACTGTGGTGAACAGGAGTAGGGCTGGGGACTGGCCATTCCTTGAGGCCAGGCCTGGAAGTGGGGCAGAGAGCAAGATCCCAACCCATGCCTTCCCCCACACCCCTGGTGGCTCCCCAGGTGGGCTTCACCAGGTGCCTGGCCTTACTGGAGATTCCTGTTTATGGTATGATCTCATCTGTGTGTTGGTCCCTGGCATGAATTACTTCAATATTTCATAACAAACAGGTCACGTCATCACCTTCAGTGCCTTAACCCTGGTGAGCTTTCTGGAGTGAACAGGGGCATGGGGGAGGAGGAGAACCTCTGCCATTGCCAACCAATCTCTCAGCCTGATCAGTGGTTCTTTACCTGTTTTGTGTCCTGGTCACTCTGATCTGATGAatactcttcaaaaaatacatacacagcGCAGAGCAATAGCAGACTTCAGTCCTCATGTGAGAAACCCTTGCAGCAAACCAAGTACAAAGCCTGGGTTGGGTCTATCTTGGATTTTTAGGTGTGCTGTGCTGGCTTTAGAGATGGCCATACAAGGGCACAAATCCCTGCTGTGTCACCTCCTAGCTGTATAACCTCAGGCTAGGGACTTTGCCTCTCTTGAGCcccagtttctgcatctgtaaaggaagctgattctttttttttttttttttttttttgagacggagtcttgctgtgttgcccaggctggagtgcagtggccagatctcagctcactgcaagctctgcctcccgggtttacgccattctcctgcctcagcctcccgagtagctgtgactacaggcgcccgccaccttgcccggctagttttttgtattttttagtagagacggggtttcaccgtgttagccaggatggtctcgatctcctgacctcgtgatccgcccgtctgggcctcccaaagtgctgggattacaggcttgagccactgcgcccggcggaAGCTGATTCTAAGGCAGCGGTTCTGAGGTGCTAGGCCCCACATTACACCATGAACTGCAGTAGAGCCAGGCATTGAGCTCAATGTCTTACACCCTTTTCTGCCACAGCACGTTGCCTCCTGCTTGCTCGGAAGTTTCGGTACCATGGAAGGCTAAAAAGGGCTGCGGTGGTCATCTGCcgagtgaccttgagcaagcacTCCCCCTCTCTGAGCCATTCTCCTCCTGCTCGCTGCTGCCTTCCAGGACAGAAGATAATGGTGGGAAAGTTCTTTGAAATGCATCACACACCTACGAGGTATTATTAAGCTAATTCCAAGGAAATTGCCTGTCAGGACTCCCAGGACTGAGCTGTTCAGGTGGCCAGGACAAAAGATAGACCAGCATGCCAATCCATTAGTCATTAGAGAGTGAGAGCCATTTGGCCCTAGGTCAGAAAACTCCCAGAGAGGATAGTAGTGTCTTCTGTCATAATCACCTATGGAAGTGCCTGCCAGGTTCCAGactattttatcttcatttttgttcTAATCTTCACAAACCACCATGATGAGTATCATTCCTGGTTTATAGAAAAAA
The genomic region above belongs to Piliocolobus tephrosceles isolate RC106 chromosome 1, ASM277652v3, whole genome shotgun sequence and contains:
- the ID3 gene encoding DNA-binding protein inhibitor ID-3; translation: MKALSPVRGCYEAVCCLSERSLAIARGRGKGPAAEEPLSLLDDMNHCYSRLRELVPGVPRGTQLSQVEILQRVIDYILDLQVVLAEPVPEPPDGPHLPIQTAELAPELVISNDKRSFCH